The following proteins are encoded in a genomic region of Thermococcus henrietii:
- a CDS encoding methyltransferase RsmF C-terminal domain-like protein: MSNPRDEIGKTGDAELVKRLLLENYGYAPELIYEIRGNHSKVYAYKPCGLKISDTGRRGIYFGRIESDGIRLTIEGAFLVGPKATKNLVELDDEGAKRYLAGESVEVDAPDGWVLLKWRSYYLGSAKAKNSRLLNYVPKERRLRRD, encoded by the coding sequence ATGAGCAACCCGAGGGACGAGATTGGGAAAACCGGCGATGCCGAGCTCGTTAAAAGGCTCCTCCTCGAGAACTACGGTTATGCCCCGGAGCTAATCTACGAGATAAGGGGCAACCACAGCAAGGTCTACGCCTACAAGCCCTGTGGGCTGAAGATAAGCGACACCGGCAGGAGGGGAATCTACTTCGGCAGGATAGAGAGCGACGGCATAAGGCTGACGATTGAGGGTGCCTTCCTCGTTGGACCGAAGGCAACCAAAAACCTCGTCGAGCTGGACGATGAGGGGGCGAAGCGGTACTTAGCTGGAGAGAGTGTCGAGGTTGACGCGCCGGACGGCTGGGTGCTCCTCAAATGGCGCTCCTACTACCTCGGCTCCGCCAAGGCGAAAAACAGCAGGCTACTCAACTACGTCCCGAAGGAGAGGAGGCTAAGGCGGGATTAG
- a CDS encoding tRNA (cytosine(49)-C(5))-methyltransferase, with product MSARDVIRETNPAFYERYSKLDDSDEFWEFMVKPLRQSIRVNTLKAPLEVVVERLKEEFELEPIPWVREGFFINVDNLAKVPEHGLGLIFGQEASSMIPPVVLEPRPGELVLDMAAAPGSKTGQIAQYMENEGCIIANDPNRDRANVLIANLNRMGVLIARVTTRDGAKFARFENTFDRVLLDAPCSSVGMIRKSWRFLREWREKAVVKYMNIQKRLILAGYKALKPGGVMVYSTCTIDPLENEEVVDYLLRKTDARLEKINLPVKTSEPVLEWEGKTYSDELKKALRIHPNDNDTEAFFIARIVKPGDGK from the coding sequence ATGAGCGCGAGGGACGTTATCAGGGAAACCAATCCTGCATTTTACGAGCGCTACTCAAAGCTCGATGATTCGGACGAGTTCTGGGAGTTCATGGTTAAACCCCTCAGGCAGAGCATCAGGGTGAACACGCTCAAGGCACCGCTGGAGGTTGTGGTTGAGAGACTCAAAGAGGAGTTCGAGCTCGAGCCGATTCCCTGGGTCAGGGAGGGGTTCTTCATCAACGTTGACAACCTCGCGAAGGTTCCGGAGCACGGCCTCGGCTTAATCTTCGGCCAGGAAGCCAGCTCAATGATTCCGCCGGTGGTTCTCGAACCGAGGCCGGGGGAGCTGGTTTTGGATATGGCCGCCGCGCCGGGCTCGAAGACCGGCCAGATAGCCCAGTACATGGAGAACGAAGGCTGTATAATAGCAAACGACCCCAACAGGGACAGGGCCAACGTCCTGATAGCGAACCTCAACAGGATGGGGGTTCTGATAGCGAGGGTAACGACGAGGGACGGGGCCAAATTCGCGCGCTTCGAGAATACCTTCGACAGGGTTCTATTAGATGCACCGTGCTCCTCTGTCGGAATGATACGAAAGAGCTGGCGCTTCCTGAGGGAGTGGCGTGAGAAGGCAGTCGTCAAGTACATGAACATTCAGAAGAGGCTCATCCTGGCCGGTTACAAGGCGCTGAAGCCCGGAGGGGTCATGGTATATTCGACCTGCACGATAGACCCGCTGGAGAACGAGGAAGTCGTTGACTACCTCCTGAGGAAGACCGACGCGAGGCTTGAAAAGATAAACCTGCCCGTGAAGACGAGCGAGCCCGTCCTTGAGTGGGAGGGGAAGACCTACTCGGACGAGCTGAAAAAGGCTCTGCGCATACACCCGAACGACAACGACACAGAGGCGTTCTTCATAGCTAGGATAGTCAAGCCGGGTGATGGGAAATGA
- the moaC gene encoding cyclic pyranopterin monophosphate synthase MoaC produces the protein MELTHVDEKGVKMVEVGHKDVVFRKAVAKGRIKLKPETIELIKAGKTKKGNVIAAAQIAGILAVKKTPELIPLCHPIPLTGVDISFEFGEDYIEATCEVRAYYKTGVEMEALTGVTVALLTIWDMVKAVEKDENGQYPVTRIEDVHVVEKIKQK, from the coding sequence ATGGAGCTGACGCACGTTGATGAGAAGGGCGTGAAGATGGTCGAGGTCGGGCATAAGGACGTCGTTTTCCGAAAGGCCGTTGCGAAGGGGAGGATTAAACTCAAACCGGAAACGATAGAGCTCATTAAGGCAGGCAAGACAAAGAAGGGCAACGTGATAGCGGCGGCCCAGATTGCGGGGATTCTCGCTGTCAAGAAGACGCCCGAGTTGATTCCCCTCTGCCACCCGATACCGCTGACCGGTGTTGACATCTCCTTCGAGTTCGGCGAGGACTACATAGAGGCCACCTGTGAGGTCAGGGCGTACTACAAGACCGGCGTCGAGATGGAGGCCTTAACCGGCGTAACGGTCGCGCTGCTCACGATATGGGACATGGTGAAGGCCGTCGAGAAGGACGAGAACGGCCAGTACCCGGTGACCAGAATCGAAGACGTCCATGTGGTGGAAAAGATTAAACAGAAATGA
- the minD gene encoding cell division ATPase MinD, whose translation MEGRSIVFASGKGGTGKTTTVANLGVALAQFGKEVILLDADLTMANLSLVLGMEDIPITLHDVLAREADLKDAIYEGPAGVKVIPGGLSLEKVKKAKPERLRELMREIGQMADFVLIDAPAGLEMTSVTALLIGKELIIVTNPEISAITDSLKTKLIAEKLGTLPLGVVLNRVTNEKTELSKEEIEAILEVPVLAMIPEDPEVKRASAYGVPLVIKNPTSPAAIAIKQLAAKLAGIKWQPPEPESPIKRVFKAIFGGKK comes from the coding sequence TTGGAAGGGCGTTCAATAGTTTTTGCATCCGGAAAGGGTGGAACGGGTAAAACGACAACGGTCGCCAACTTAGGTGTGGCTTTAGCCCAGTTCGGCAAGGAAGTGATTCTCCTCGACGCTGACCTGACCATGGCAAACCTCAGCCTCGTCCTCGGAATGGAGGACATACCAATCACGCTCCACGACGTCCTCGCGAGGGAGGCCGACCTTAAGGATGCCATCTACGAGGGGCCAGCGGGAGTCAAGGTTATACCCGGTGGATTGAGCCTGGAAAAGGTCAAGAAGGCAAAGCCGGAGAGACTCAGGGAACTCATGAGGGAAATCGGCCAGATGGCTGACTTCGTACTCATTGACGCGCCAGCGGGACTTGAGATGACCTCTGTTACCGCTCTCCTCATCGGTAAGGAGCTCATCATAGTTACCAACCCGGAAATCTCCGCTATAACTGACTCGCTCAAGACCAAGCTAATCGCCGAGAAGCTTGGAACCCTCCCGCTCGGCGTCGTTCTCAACAGGGTCACCAACGAAAAGACCGAACTCAGCAAGGAGGAAATAGAGGCCATCCTCGAGGTTCCTGTTCTTGCTATGATTCCTGAGGACCCCGAAGTGAAGAGGGCCAGTGCCTACGGTGTCCCACTCGTCATCAAGAACCCAACCAGTCCAGCGGCCATCGCCATCAAACAGCTCGCGGCCAAACTCGCCGGAATCAAGTGGCAGCCGCCCGAGCCGGAGAGCCCGATTAAGAGGGTCTTCAAAGCCATATTTGGAGGGAAGAAGTGA
- a CDS encoding NfeD family protein: protein MRRALLVVLFVSMLLLPGVSADKKVVYVGKVEGTITQYTADQFASYIKTAEGHHAEALIVELNTPGGQGDAMMRIVSLIQNSTVPVIIYVYPRGAIAASAGTYIAMSAHLIAMAPGTSIGACEPILGYAANGSIIRAPAKIRNFYTAYMRSLAEESGRNVTAAEKFVMEDLSLTPEEALKAHVIEVIADDVPDLLRKANGMRTKVPVAGKGYVTLNFTNVEIRELNPSISYRIVTFLANPAVSYLLFVVGMLGLVFGFLTPGWHVPETLGAILLVLGIIGMGYFGYNEAGLVLVILGMIFFIAEALTPTFGLFTIAGLVSFILGGLILFGKGGGGVYLVSASTFETLRIAIIVTGVLLALFFLFGMAAVVRAHRRKPETGREELVGEIGKVVEDLNPEGVIKVRGELWKAVSKDGSTIKVGERVRVLKVKGLTLIVEKVRGGE, encoded by the coding sequence ATGAGACGTGCCCTGCTCGTAGTCCTGTTCGTTTCAATGTTGCTTCTCCCCGGCGTTTCCGCCGACAAGAAAGTTGTCTACGTGGGTAAGGTAGAGGGCACGATAACTCAGTACACCGCCGACCAGTTCGCGAGCTACATAAAGACTGCAGAAGGACATCACGCGGAGGCGCTGATTGTCGAGCTCAACACACCCGGCGGCCAGGGAGACGCGATGATGCGCATCGTTTCCCTGATTCAGAACTCGACGGTCCCCGTGATAATCTACGTTTATCCAAGGGGGGCAATAGCGGCCTCCGCTGGAACTTACATCGCGATGAGCGCTCACCTTATAGCCATGGCCCCCGGAACGAGCATAGGGGCCTGCGAGCCAATACTCGGCTACGCCGCAAACGGAAGTATAATCCGAGCTCCTGCAAAGATTAGGAACTTCTACACCGCTTACATGCGTTCTCTGGCAGAGGAGAGCGGCAGAAACGTTACGGCCGCCGAGAAGTTCGTTATGGAGGACCTAAGCCTAACGCCCGAGGAGGCTCTGAAGGCCCACGTGATTGAGGTGATTGCGGACGACGTTCCCGACCTCCTTCGGAAGGCCAACGGGATGAGGACAAAGGTTCCCGTGGCTGGAAAAGGCTACGTCACGTTAAACTTTACGAACGTCGAGATAAGGGAGCTTAACCCCTCAATAAGCTACCGCATAGTCACGTTCCTCGCCAACCCTGCCGTTTCTTATCTCCTCTTTGTCGTTGGAATGCTCGGCCTCGTCTTCGGCTTCCTGACTCCCGGCTGGCACGTTCCGGAGACGCTCGGTGCAATCCTGCTCGTTCTCGGCATCATTGGAATGGGCTACTTCGGCTACAACGAGGCAGGTCTCGTGCTGGTAATCCTCGGCATGATTTTCTTCATCGCGGAGGCGCTGACACCGACGTTCGGACTCTTCACGATTGCTGGTCTCGTTAGCTTCATCCTTGGGGGCCTAATACTCTTCGGCAAAGGTGGAGGAGGTGTCTACCTCGTGAGCGCTTCAACCTTCGAGACCCTTAGGATTGCAATCATAGTCACGGGCGTCTTGCTGGCGCTGTTCTTCCTCTTCGGAATGGCCGCAGTTGTCAGAGCTCACCGCAGAAAGCCCGAAACCGGAAGGGAAGAGCTCGTAGGAGAAATCGGAAAGGTCGTTGAGGACCTCAACCCCGAGGGAGTCATAAAGGTTCGTGGGGAGCTCTGGAAGGCCGTCTCAAAGGACGGTTCGACGATTAAGGTCGGGGAAAGGGTTAGGGTCCTTAAGGTGAAGGGGCTGACTCTCATAGTTGAGAAGGTTAGGGGTGGTGAATGA
- a CDS encoding AMP phosphorylase, with amino-acid sequence MRAKVRILDFYSGRYSVLINEEDAKEAKLHPDDLVKLEAGKKTVYGSVVISNLVERGEVGVSRDVLELHSFSEGETVAVIPAGTPESVRYIKKKMNGEKLRKVEIEAIIRDIVDRKLRDIEISAFVTSLEINGLDMDEIAALTIAMAETGDMLDIDRKPIMDVHSIGGVPGNKTNILVVPIVAAAGLTIPKTSSRAITSAAGTADVVEVFADVSFSLDEIKRIVEKVGACLVWGGALNLAPADDITIKAERALSIDPTGLMLASIMSKKYAMGSQYVLIDIPTGKGVKVETVEQARTLARDFIELGKRLGQYVEVAITYGGQPIGHTVGPALEAREALMTLMTGKGPGSLIEKATGLAGILLEMGGVAPQGLGKKMAREILESGKAWEKMKEIIEAQGGDPNIKPEEIPIGDKTYTFTAPTSGYVTAIDNRAITAIARAAGAPEDKGAGLELYVKVGEKVKEGDPLFTIHAEHEARLDQAIVLARRAEPIRIEGMVLQRIGNI; translated from the coding sequence ATGAGGGCAAAGGTCAGGATTCTCGACTTCTACAGCGGCCGGTACTCGGTTCTCATAAACGAGGAGGACGCCAAGGAGGCCAAGCTCCACCCGGATGACCTCGTGAAGCTCGAAGCCGGGAAGAAGACGGTCTACGGAAGCGTCGTCATAAGCAACCTCGTGGAGAGGGGAGAAGTTGGAGTTAGCAGGGACGTCCTTGAGCTCCACAGCTTTTCCGAAGGGGAAACCGTTGCAGTTATCCCCGCTGGAACCCCGGAGAGCGTCCGCTACATAAAGAAGAAGATGAACGGCGAGAAGCTCAGGAAGGTCGAGATTGAGGCCATAATCAGGGACATCGTCGACAGGAAGCTCAGAGACATTGAGATAAGCGCGTTCGTGACCTCACTTGAGATAAACGGCCTCGACATGGACGAGATTGCGGCTCTAACCATAGCGATGGCCGAAACCGGTGACATGCTCGACATCGACAGGAAGCCGATAATGGACGTCCACAGCATCGGTGGCGTTCCTGGTAACAAGACCAACATACTCGTCGTTCCGATTGTGGCCGCCGCCGGTTTAACAATCCCGAAGACCAGCTCAAGGGCCATAACCAGCGCCGCAGGAACGGCCGACGTCGTTGAGGTCTTCGCCGACGTCAGCTTCTCCCTCGACGAAATCAAGAGGATAGTCGAGAAGGTCGGTGCGTGCCTCGTCTGGGGAGGGGCTTTGAACCTCGCCCCCGCCGACGACATCACAATCAAGGCCGAGCGCGCGCTCAGCATCGACCCGACCGGGCTTATGCTCGCGAGCATAATGTCCAAGAAGTACGCCATGGGAAGCCAGTACGTTCTCATTGATATACCAACCGGAAAGGGCGTCAAGGTCGAGACCGTCGAGCAGGCAAGGACCCTCGCGAGGGACTTCATAGAGCTCGGCAAGAGGCTCGGTCAGTACGTTGAGGTGGCCATAACCTACGGTGGCCAGCCGATAGGACACACAGTCGGCCCGGCGCTCGAGGCTAGGGAAGCCCTGATGACGCTCATGACCGGAAAGGGCCCGGGAAGCCTAATCGAGAAGGCCACCGGACTGGCTGGAATCCTGCTCGAGATGGGTGGAGTTGCCCCGCAGGGACTGGGCAAGAAGATGGCCAGGGAAATCCTCGAGAGCGGAAAGGCCTGGGAGAAAATGAAGGAAATCATCGAGGCCCAGGGAGGGGACCCCAACATCAAGCCCGAGGAGATTCCGATAGGCGACAAGACCTACACATTCACCGCCCCGACTAGCGGCTACGTCACCGCGATAGACAACAGGGCGATAACTGCCATCGCGAGGGCCGCCGGAGCTCCTGAGGACAAGGGAGCCGGCTTGGAGCTCTACGTCAAGGTCGGCGAAAAGGTCAAGGAAGGCGACCCGCTCTTCACGATTCACGCCGAGCACGAGGCGAGGCTCGACCAGGCGATAGTCCTCGCAAGGAGGGCCGAGCCGATAAGAATAGAGGGAATGGTCCTCCAGCGAATCGGAAACATCTGA
- a CDS encoding flippase, with the protein MAGNLLKNIGHLMAGSFARSMIMVVFTIYIIRVISVQDFGIYSTVLAFSAITTAFVNFGLDTYLTREASRERDVFIPLLKAVTKARFLLFALSEVLLYALLKVLGYPEEVILLTLVFAFDPLLCFLLDSIYSILYIEGRTHPVALAEFGKRALLLIFVLFTARYGLFWIVVSYIVADLIVLAFLYIDYRKLVKNFPRGSGVPLREVLRKSLPFSLQTLTGLFFWNVDIMMVSKLLGAVATGFYNVGATIFKAIYFIPQSFGSVLFPKMSEAHHEGNLERLRGPILESTKSLLLIAVGIVLYSQTSLPYYIPLLFGDKYAPAMKLMGPMSLIVLFYFPAFIGQNLLMAIGREKEAVNTLVFANIANFVLNLIFIRLFGLLGAVYGTVVSQALFLGATVYYLRDVLPKVLPPMELARGLVWGTLAWVLTALAVLWLENYVKPDWADNLYFLTLYLLYKTGIIKVEGFRI; encoded by the coding sequence ATGGCCGGGAACCTGCTCAAGAACATCGGACACCTGATGGCGGGTAGCTTCGCGAGAAGCATGATAATGGTCGTCTTCACGATTTACATAATCAGGGTTATCAGCGTTCAGGACTTTGGAATCTACTCGACGGTTCTCGCTTTCTCGGCCATAACAACGGCCTTCGTCAACTTCGGCCTCGACACTTATCTCACCCGCGAGGCCAGCAGGGAGAGGGATGTTTTTATCCCACTCCTCAAAGCGGTTACGAAGGCCCGCTTTCTGCTCTTCGCCCTCTCCGAGGTTCTCCTCTACGCGCTCCTGAAAGTCCTCGGCTATCCAGAAGAGGTTATCCTCCTCACCCTCGTCTTCGCCTTCGACCCCCTCCTCTGCTTCCTCCTCGATTCCATCTACTCAATCCTCTACATCGAGGGCAGAACGCACCCGGTGGCGCTGGCCGAGTTTGGAAAAAGGGCCCTTCTCCTCATCTTCGTGCTCTTCACTGCTCGCTACGGCCTCTTCTGGATTGTTGTTTCGTACATCGTGGCCGACCTCATAGTCCTCGCCTTCCTCTACATTGACTACAGGAAGCTCGTGAAGAACTTTCCGCGGGGAAGCGGGGTCCCCCTGAGGGAGGTCCTCCGGAAGAGCCTTCCCTTTTCCCTCCAGACTTTAACCGGCCTCTTCTTCTGGAACGTGGACATAATGATGGTGTCAAAGCTCCTCGGAGCCGTCGCGACGGGATTCTACAACGTCGGCGCGACGATTTTCAAGGCGATATACTTCATTCCCCAGTCCTTCGGCTCGGTCCTCTTCCCCAAGATGAGCGAGGCCCACCACGAGGGCAACCTCGAAAGGCTCCGCGGGCCAATCCTTGAGTCCACCAAGAGCCTTCTCTTAATAGCGGTCGGCATCGTGCTCTACTCCCAGACGAGCCTTCCCTACTACATTCCCCTGCTCTTCGGCGATAAGTACGCGCCGGCGATGAAGCTCATGGGGCCGATGTCTCTCATAGTGCTCTTCTACTTTCCGGCCTTCATCGGTCAGAACCTCCTCATGGCAATCGGGCGCGAGAAGGAAGCCGTCAACACGCTGGTCTTCGCGAACATCGCCAACTTCGTCCTGAACCTGATTTTCATAAGGCTATTCGGACTTCTCGGTGCCGTCTACGGAACGGTGGTCAGCCAGGCCCTCTTCCTCGGGGCGACGGTCTACTACCTCCGCGACGTCCTCCCGAAGGTTCTTCCCCCGATGGAGCTCGCGAGGGGTCTCGTCTGGGGGACCCTTGCGTGGGTTCTCACTGCCCTGGCCGTCCTCTGGCTGGAGAACTACGTAAAGCCGGACTGGGCCGACAACCTGTACTTCCTGACGCTCTACCTGCTCTACAAGACGGGGATCATAAAGGTAGAGGGTTTCAGAATCTAA
- a CDS encoding intein-containing RctB family protein — translation MVPLKRIDKIRWEIPKFDRRMRVPGRVYADDQLIEKMRQDRTLEQAANVAMLPGIYKYSIVMPDGHQGYGFPIGGVAAFDVKEGVISPGGVGYDINCLAPGSKVLTEHGYWVKVEEMPEKFKLQGLRVYDVDEGHNDFSEVAFVAERDVDENELAVRIVTESGKVIEGSEDHPVLTPLGYVYLGNVSEGDEVLVYPFEGVEFEERRGVLLSEEDFKGEDGQIVKFLRERKLLPLRWEDPRIGTLARILGFAFGDGHLGEMDGRLYLSFYGKEETLKELKKDLERLGISANLYVRERDYHIETVSGEYEGRSVLAELRVTSRSFALLMEKLGMPRGRKAETAYSVPEWIKRAPLWVKRNFLAGLFAADGSIIEFKGNTPLPINFTQSKTKELEENLREFMDEIAGLLAEFGVRTTVYRVKSKKGITYRLALVGEDSIRNFLGRINYEYDLEKKAKGLIAYAYLKFKERVRAERKRAAEISRRVYAETGSVAKAHEAVKDVVNKRFVERAIYEGEKEPRVPKDFPTFEEFARERGYDGGFVAEKVVKVERVRPSYEKFYDIGVYHRAHNFIANGVVVHNCGVRLIRTNLTEKEVRPRIKELVDTLFKNVPSGLGSKGRVRLHWTQLDDVLADGAKWAVDNGYGWKEDLEHLEEGGRMEGADPNAVSQRAKQRGAPQLGSLGSGNHFLEVQVVDKIYDEEIAKAYGLFEGQVVVMVHTGSRGLGHQVASDYLRIMEKANRKYGIPWPDRELVSVPFGSEEGQRYFSAMKAAANFAWANRQMITHWVRESFEEVFKRKAEDMEMHIVYDVAHNIAKVEEHEVDGRKVKVVVHRKGATRAFPAGHPEIPKAYRDVGQPVLIPGSMGTASYVLAGAEGSMRETFGSSCHGAGRLLSRKAATRQYRGDRLRNELMRRGIYVRAASLRVVAEEAPGAYKSVDNVVNVVHQAGIAKLVARMRPMGVAKG, via the coding sequence ATGGTGCCGTTGAAGAGAATTGACAAAATCCGCTGGGAGATTCCAAAGTTTGACAGGCGGATGCGCGTTCCGGGAAGGGTTTACGCTGACGACCAGCTCATCGAGAAGATGCGTCAGGACAGGACGCTGGAGCAGGCCGCCAACGTCGCCATGCTCCCCGGCATATACAAGTACTCAATCGTCATGCCCGACGGTCATCAGGGCTACGGCTTCCCAATCGGCGGAGTGGCCGCTTTTGACGTTAAAGAGGGCGTAATAAGCCCCGGAGGCGTCGGATACGACATCAACTGCCTTGCTCCGGGCTCAAAAGTTCTCACGGAGCACGGATACTGGGTTAAGGTTGAGGAGATGCCCGAAAAGTTCAAGCTCCAGGGACTGAGAGTCTACGACGTTGACGAGGGCCACAATGATTTTTCAGAGGTTGCCTTCGTGGCCGAGAGGGACGTTGATGAGAACGAGCTCGCGGTGAGAATCGTCACCGAGTCAGGAAAGGTCATCGAGGGCAGCGAGGACCACCCGGTTCTAACCCCTCTGGGATACGTTTACCTCGGCAACGTCAGTGAGGGAGATGAGGTTCTCGTTTATCCGTTCGAGGGCGTTGAGTTTGAGGAGCGGAGGGGCGTTCTCCTAAGCGAGGAGGACTTTAAGGGCGAGGACGGACAAATAGTGAAGTTCCTGCGCGAGAGGAAGCTACTGCCGCTTCGCTGGGAGGACCCGAGGATAGGAACCCTCGCGAGAATCCTCGGCTTCGCCTTCGGCGATGGTCACCTCGGCGAGATGGACGGAAGGCTCTACCTGAGCTTCTACGGAAAGGAGGAGACGCTGAAGGAGCTCAAGAAAGACCTTGAGAGGCTCGGCATCAGCGCGAACCTCTACGTGCGCGAGAGGGACTACCACATCGAAACTGTGAGCGGCGAGTACGAGGGCAGGAGCGTTTTGGCGGAGCTGAGGGTCACCTCGAGGAGCTTCGCCCTGCTCATGGAGAAGCTTGGAATGCCGAGAGGTAGAAAAGCGGAAACCGCTTACAGCGTTCCAGAGTGGATTAAGAGAGCCCCCCTCTGGGTGAAGAGGAACTTCTTGGCAGGACTCTTCGCGGCCGACGGAAGCATCATCGAGTTCAAGGGTAACACGCCACTGCCGATAAACTTCACACAGTCGAAGACCAAGGAACTTGAAGAAAACCTTAGAGAGTTCATGGACGAGATAGCGGGGCTTTTAGCGGAATTCGGCGTCAGGACGACGGTTTACAGGGTCAAGTCGAAGAAGGGCATAACATACCGGCTGGCCCTTGTTGGAGAGGACAGCATCAGGAACTTCCTCGGAAGAATAAACTACGAGTACGACCTCGAGAAGAAGGCGAAAGGCCTAATCGCCTACGCCTACCTGAAGTTCAAGGAGCGCGTTAGGGCCGAGAGGAAGAGAGCCGCTGAAATCTCGAGAAGGGTTTACGCCGAGACCGGAAGCGTAGCAAAGGCCCACGAGGCCGTCAAGGACGTCGTCAACAAGCGCTTTGTCGAGAGGGCAATATATGAGGGTGAGAAAGAACCGCGCGTCCCCAAGGACTTCCCGACCTTTGAGGAGTTCGCGCGCGAGAGGGGTTACGACGGTGGTTTTGTCGCCGAGAAGGTCGTTAAAGTCGAGAGAGTCAGGCCAAGCTATGAGAAGTTCTATGACATCGGCGTCTACCACAGGGCGCACAACTTCATAGCCAACGGAGTGGTTGTTCACAACTGTGGCGTCAGGCTCATCAGAACCAACCTCACCGAGAAGGAGGTAAGACCCCGCATCAAGGAGCTCGTTGACACCCTCTTCAAGAACGTCCCGAGCGGGCTTGGAAGCAAGGGAAGGGTGAGGCTCCACTGGACCCAGCTCGACGACGTCCTCGCCGATGGCGCCAAGTGGGCCGTTGACAACGGCTACGGCTGGAAGGAGGATTTGGAGCACCTTGAAGAAGGCGGGAGGATGGAAGGTGCCGACCCGAACGCCGTCAGCCAGAGGGCGAAGCAGAGGGGGGCGCCACAGCTTGGCTCCCTCGGCTCCGGAAACCACTTCCTTGAGGTTCAGGTCGTTGACAAAATCTACGACGAGGAGATAGCCAAGGCGTACGGCCTCTTCGAGGGGCAGGTCGTGGTAATGGTCCACACCGGTTCGCGCGGTCTCGGCCACCAGGTGGCGAGCGACTACCTCAGGATAATGGAGAAGGCCAACAGGAAGTACGGAATCCCCTGGCCTGACCGCGAACTGGTGAGCGTTCCCTTCGGGAGCGAGGAGGGGCAGCGCTATTTCTCCGCGATGAAAGCCGCCGCGAACTTCGCCTGGGCCAACAGGCAGATGATAACCCACTGGGTCAGGGAGAGCTTTGAGGAGGTCTTCAAGCGTAAGGCGGAAGATATGGAGATGCACATCGTCTACGACGTCGCCCACAACATAGCGAAGGTAGAGGAGCACGAGGTCGATGGGAGGAAGGTCAAGGTCGTCGTCCACAGGAAGGGAGCGACGAGGGCCTTCCCGGCCGGCCACCCGGAGATTCCAAAAGCTTACCGCGATGTAGGACAGCCGGTCCTCATTCCGGGCTCGATGGGAACCGCGAGCTACGTTTTAGCCGGAGCCGAGGGCTCGATGAGAGAAACCTTCGGAAGCTCCTGCCACGGCGCCGGAAGGTTGCTCAGCAGGAAGGCCGCAACGAGGCAGTACCGCGGTGACAGGCTCAGGAACGAGCTCATGAGAAGGGGAATCTACGTCCGCGCGGCTTCTCTCAGAGTCGTCGCGGAGGAGGCGCCTGGCGCGTATAAGAGCGTTGATAACGTTGTCAACGTCGTCCACCAGGCGGGAATAGCGAAGCTCGTCGCGAGGATGCGCCCGATGGGCGTCGCGAAGGGCTGA
- a CDS encoding slipin family protein has translation MMAIGTIVLGIVLLFVLIILASAIKIVKEYERAVIFRLGRVVGARGPGLFFIIPIFEKAVIVDLRTRVLDVPVQETITKDNVPVRVNAVVYFRVIDPIKAVTQVSNYIMATSQIAQTTLRSVIGQAHLDELLSEREKLNLQLQKIIDEATDPWGIKVTTVEIKDVELPSGMQKAMARQAEAERERRARILLAEAERQAAEKLREAAEIISEHPMALQLRTLQTISDVAGDKSNVIVLPLPMEMLKLFQAVGDAARTYTAKVKEEKEETAE, from the coding sequence ATGATGGCGATTGGAACCATCGTTTTGGGAATAGTTTTGCTTTTTGTTTTGATTATACTGGCGAGCGCAATAAAAATCGTCAAAGAGTACGAGAGGGCCGTTATCTTCCGTCTCGGTAGGGTCGTCGGTGCCAGGGGCCCTGGGCTGTTCTTCATCATACCGATTTTCGAAAAGGCCGTTATAGTTGACCTCCGTACGAGGGTTCTCGACGTTCCTGTCCAGGAGACCATAACCAAGGACAACGTCCCGGTCAGGGTAAACGCGGTCGTTTACTTCAGGGTTATTGACCCGATTAAGGCCGTCACCCAGGTCAGCAACTACATAATGGCAACCAGTCAGATTGCCCAGACCACCCTGAGGAGTGTCATCGGACAGGCTCACCTCGACGAACTGCTCAGTGAGAGAGAAAAGCTCAACCTCCAGCTCCAGAAGATTATAGACGAGGCCACAGACCCGTGGGGCATCAAGGTGACCACGGTGGAGATAAAGGACGTCGAGCTTCCGAGCGGAATGCAGAAGGCTATGGCGAGACAGGCCGAGGCAGAGAGGGAGAGGAGGGCGAGGATTCTACTCGCTGAGGCCGAAAGGCAGGCGGCCGAGAAGCTCCGCGAGGCTGCGGAGATTATCAGCGAACACCCAATGGCACTCCAGCTCAGGACGCTCCAGACGATAAGCGACGTCGCGGGAGACAAGAGCAACGTCATAGTCCTGCCGCTTCCGATGGAGATGCTGAAGCTGTTTCAAGCCGTCGGGGATGCAGCGAGGACGTACACGGCTAAGGTAAAGGAAGAGAAGGAAGAGACCGCCGAATGA